In one window of Microbacterium dextranolyticum DNA:
- a CDS encoding GntP family permease, with amino-acid sequence MALSPTLPLALAAAASDAPTAPAGQLIAAALIGIAIIVVLITWAKLHPFLALTIGALLTGAIAGMGIAPSVTSFTGGFGSTMAGVGILVALGAIYGKLLADSGGADRIVDTLVARAGARSLPWMMGLIGAIIGLPMFFEVGLVLLVPVIILVARRSGQPLMKIAIPTLAGLSAMHALVPPHPGPLAAISTLGANLGLTLAFGVIVAIPAIIVSGPLFGRLAARWVDVPVPDLFIADETDGEMRRPSFGATLASILLPVVLMLAKAIADIAAPGSDALWKTVVDFLGMPVIALLITVIVGFFVLGRGAGFDRTRITGIVGESLGPIAGILLIVGAGGGFKQVLVDTGIGKVIADLVAGSSVSVLILAWLVAVVIRVATGSATVATITAAGILQPLTETLDSPMVALLVLAIGSGSVFLSHVNDAGFWLIKEYFRLSIPQTLKTWSVLECLISVTGLAGVLLLSIFV; translated from the coding sequence ATGGCCCTTTCGCCCACCCTGCCGCTCGCGCTCGCAGCGGCCGCATCGGATGCCCCCACCGCCCCCGCCGGGCAACTGATCGCCGCGGCGCTGATCGGCATCGCGATCATCGTCGTGCTCATCACCTGGGCGAAGCTGCATCCGTTCCTCGCCCTCACGATCGGTGCACTGCTCACCGGGGCGATCGCCGGCATGGGCATCGCCCCGTCCGTCACGAGCTTCACCGGCGGATTCGGCAGCACGATGGCCGGAGTCGGCATCCTCGTCGCCTTGGGCGCGATCTACGGCAAGCTCCTCGCCGACTCCGGTGGCGCCGACCGCATCGTCGACACCCTCGTCGCCCGCGCGGGAGCGCGCTCGCTCCCCTGGATGATGGGGCTCATCGGCGCCATCATCGGCCTGCCGATGTTCTTCGAGGTGGGCCTCGTGCTGCTCGTCCCGGTCATCATCCTGGTCGCCCGCCGGTCCGGCCAGCCGCTGATGAAGATCGCCATCCCGACCCTCGCCGGCCTGTCGGCGATGCACGCGCTCGTCCCGCCGCACCCCGGCCCGCTCGCCGCGATCTCCACCCTCGGCGCCAACCTGGGGCTCACGCTGGCCTTCGGCGTCATCGTCGCGATCCCGGCGATCATCGTGTCGGGGCCGCTGTTCGGACGCCTCGCCGCACGCTGGGTCGACGTCCCCGTACCCGACCTGTTCATCGCCGACGAGACGGACGGCGAGATGCGACGCCCCTCGTTCGGAGCCACCCTCGCCAGCATCCTGCTGCCGGTCGTCCTCATGCTCGCCAAGGCGATCGCCGACATCGCAGCACCCGGCTCGGACGCCCTGTGGAAGACCGTCGTCGACTTCCTGGGGATGCCCGTGATCGCGCTGCTGATCACCGTCATCGTCGGGTTCTTCGTCCTCGGTCGGGGCGCCGGCTTCGACCGCACCCGCATCACCGGCATCGTCGGCGAATCCCTCGGCCCGATCGCCGGCATCCTGCTCATCGTCGGAGCGGGCGGCGGGTTCAAGCAGGTGCTGGTCGACACGGGCATCGGCAAGGTCATCGCCGATCTGGTCGCAGGGTCGTCGGTGTCCGTGCTGATCCTCGCCTGGCTCGTCGCCGTAGTCATCCGCGTCGCCACCGGTTCTGCGACCGTCGCCACGATCACCGCAGCCGGCATCCTGCAGCCACTCACCGAGACGCTCGACTCTCCGATGGTCGCGCTGCTCGTGCTCGCGATCGGCTCCGGATCGGTGTTCCTGTCGCACGTCAACGACGCCGGCTTCTGGCTGATCAAGGAGTACTTCCGCCTCAGCATTCCGCAGACGCTCAAGACGTGGAGCGTGCTCGAGTGCCTCATCTCCGTCACCGGCCTCGCCGGGGTCCTCCTGCTGAGCATCTTCGTCTAA
- a CDS encoding response regulator transcription factor, translating into MTTPVASPALRRPDGSPLRLLVVDDEQMLTDLLSMALRMEGWEVRTAGSGFEALNIAREFDPDALVLDVMMPDLDGMAVLQRLRHAGNDVPVLFLTAKDSVSDRVAGLTAGGDDYVTKPFSLEEVVARLRGLMRRAGTAMAGGADPILRVGELTLNEDSHEVERAGADIELTATEFELLRFLMRNQRRVVSKAQILDRVWNYDFGGRSSVVELYISYLRKKIDAGREPLIHTVRGVGYMIKAPQ; encoded by the coding sequence ATGACCACTCCCGTCGCCAGCCCCGCACTCCGCCGTCCCGACGGCTCTCCGCTGCGCCTTCTCGTCGTCGACGATGAGCAGATGCTCACCGACCTGCTCTCGATGGCGCTGCGCATGGAGGGGTGGGAGGTACGCACGGCCGGATCCGGGTTCGAGGCGTTGAACATCGCCCGCGAGTTCGATCCGGATGCGCTGGTGCTCGATGTCATGATGCCCGACCTGGACGGCATGGCGGTGCTGCAGCGGCTGCGCCATGCGGGCAACGACGTGCCGGTGCTGTTCCTCACCGCGAAGGACTCGGTGTCGGACCGTGTCGCAGGACTCACGGCCGGCGGCGACGACTACGTGACCAAGCCGTTCAGCCTCGAGGAGGTCGTCGCACGTCTGCGCGGTCTGATGCGTCGGGCCGGAACCGCGATGGCAGGCGGGGCCGACCCTATTCTCCGGGTGGGCGAGCTCACCCTCAACGAGGATTCGCACGAGGTGGAGCGCGCCGGCGCCGACATCGAGTTGACCGCGACCGAGTTCGAGCTCCTGCGCTTCCTCATGCGCAATCAGCGCCGAGTGGTGTCGAAGGCCCAGATCCTCGACCGAGTCTGGAACTACGACTTCGGCGGGCGGTCTTCGGTCGTCGAGCTCTACATCTCCTACCTGCGCAAGAAGATCGACGCCGGCCGCGAACCCCTCATCCATACGGTGCGTGGCGTTGGCTACATGATCAAAGCCCCGCAGTGA
- a CDS encoding gluconokinase — protein MHIASPILVFMGVSGTGKSTVAGMLAGRLGWPFQEGDDLHPAANVAKMAAGHALTDEDRQPWLETVAAWIDERRAAGESAIVTCSALKRRYRDVLRRDNVVFVNFTGDRDLVLQRILRRQGHFMPPALLDSQFATLEEPGPDEQAIRIDLALSPDEQVAEVAAQLRAIMGD, from the coding sequence ATGCACATCGCCTCACCCATCCTCGTCTTCATGGGCGTCTCCGGCACGGGCAAGTCGACCGTCGCCGGCATGCTCGCGGGGCGCCTCGGCTGGCCCTTCCAAGAGGGCGACGACCTGCATCCGGCGGCGAACGTCGCCAAGATGGCCGCAGGGCACGCCCTCACCGACGAAGACCGCCAGCCGTGGCTCGAGACCGTCGCAGCCTGGATCGACGAGCGCCGCGCGGCCGGCGAGTCAGCGATCGTCACGTGTTCCGCGCTGAAGCGCCGCTACCGGGACGTGCTCCGCCGCGACAACGTCGTCTTCGTCAACTTCACCGGCGACCGCGATCTCGTCCTGCAGCGAATTCTGCGTCGGCAGGGGCACTTCATGCCGCCGGCGCTCCTCGATTCGCAGTTCGCGACGCTGGAGGAGCCCGGCCCCGACGAGCAGGCGATCCGGATCGATCTCGCGCTCTCCCCCGACGAGCAGGTCGCCGAGGTCGCCGCGCAGCTGCGCGCGATCATGGGCGACTGA
- the gndA gene encoding NADP-dependent phosphogluconate dehydrogenase: MPEQTPAEPTTSPAANIGVVGLAVMGSNLARNLASREGNTVAVYNRSRSKTDELVAEHPEAEFVPAFSYEEFAASLQKPRTAIIMVKAGGPTDAVIDSLMDVFEPGDIIIDGGNSLFTDTIRREKAVRERGFNFVGMGVSGGEEGALLGPSLMPGGPDEAWVTLGPILRSIAAVAEGEPCVTHVGHDGAGHFVKMVHNGIEYADMQLIAEAYDLIRRGTGKSPAEIADVFAEWNRGELESYLIEITAEVLRQTDAATGQPLVDVVVDEAGAKGTGAWTVQTALDLGVPVSGIAEATFARSLSSHREQRDVSGGLPGPAEDAFTVADADAFIEQVRLALYASKIVAYSQGFDEIRAGAAQYGWTIDLGAISRIWRGGCIIRAQFLNRIADAYAAEPELPVLLTAPYFVEALGRAQDAWRDIVATAAAAGIPSPAFSSSLAYYDGLRARRLPAALIQGQRDFFGAHTYKRIDKPGTFHTLWSADRTEVEAEDTH; encoded by the coding sequence GTGCCCGAACAGACCCCTGCAGAACCCACGACCTCCCCGGCCGCCAACATCGGCGTCGTCGGCCTGGCGGTCATGGGCTCCAACCTCGCCCGCAACCTCGCCAGCCGCGAAGGCAACACGGTCGCGGTGTACAACCGGTCGCGATCCAAGACCGACGAGCTCGTCGCCGAACACCCCGAGGCGGAGTTCGTGCCGGCGTTCTCGTATGAGGAATTCGCCGCGTCGCTGCAGAAGCCGCGCACCGCGATCATCATGGTGAAGGCCGGCGGCCCCACCGACGCCGTCATCGACTCGCTCATGGACGTGTTCGAGCCCGGCGACATCATCATCGACGGCGGCAACTCGCTGTTCACCGACACCATCCGCCGCGAGAAGGCCGTGCGGGAGCGCGGCTTCAACTTCGTCGGCATGGGCGTGTCCGGCGGCGAAGAGGGCGCCCTCCTCGGCCCCTCGCTCATGCCCGGCGGCCCGGACGAAGCGTGGGTGACTCTCGGCCCGATCCTGCGTTCGATCGCCGCCGTCGCCGAGGGCGAGCCGTGCGTGACACACGTCGGCCACGACGGCGCCGGCCACTTCGTCAAGATGGTGCACAACGGCATCGAGTACGCCGACATGCAGCTCATCGCCGAGGCGTACGACCTCATCCGGCGCGGCACGGGCAAGTCTCCCGCCGAGATCGCCGACGTGTTCGCCGAGTGGAACCGTGGCGAGCTCGAGTCCTACCTGATCGAGATCACCGCAGAGGTCCTGCGTCAGACCGATGCCGCGACCGGCCAGCCGCTCGTCGACGTCGTCGTCGATGAGGCGGGCGCCAAGGGCACGGGCGCCTGGACCGTGCAGACCGCCCTCGACCTGGGCGTTCCGGTGTCGGGCATCGCCGAGGCGACCTTCGCGCGTTCGCTCTCGAGCCACCGCGAGCAGCGCGACGTGTCGGGCGGCCTCCCCGGGCCCGCCGAGGACGCCTTCACCGTCGCGGACGCCGACGCGTTCATCGAGCAGGTGCGTCTCGCGCTCTACGCGTCGAAGATCGTCGCCTACTCGCAGGGCTTCGACGAGATCCGTGCCGGTGCCGCGCAGTACGGCTGGACCATCGACCTCGGCGCTATCAGCCGCATCTGGCGCGGCGGCTGCATCATCCGCGCGCAGTTCCTGAACCGCATCGCCGACGCGTACGCCGCCGAGCCGGAGCTGCCGGTCCTCCTCACGGCCCCGTACTTCGTTGAGGCCCTCGGGCGGGCGCAGGACGCGTGGCGCGACATCGTCGCGACGGCGGCGGCCGCCGGCATCCCGTCGCCGGCCTTCTCGTCGTCGCTGGCCTACTACGACGGCCTGCGCGCGCGTCGCCTCCCCGCCGCCCTCATCCAGGGGCAGCGCGACTTCTTCGGCGCGCACACCTACAAGCGCATCGACAAGCCGGGCACGTTCCACACGCTGTGGTCGGCGGACCGCACCGAGGTCGAGGCCGAAGACACCCACTGA
- a CDS encoding sensor histidine kinase — MSTAARAARPARRRWSLQTRLIVTVVSFVALILTAIGFATGAALRTIISEGLDSKINAAASSVRLVTGMTATDVLQNPPQQPQGTVLIVQTYEGLSGAYIAGDGDVVSLTSEEIGQIVSAVQQTGYATLPVLDLGEYRVMAKTLGNSGFVILGLPAAEQLEQIAKILTTVALLTSGGLILLAAIIAYVIRRSLRPLRSVAETATRVAAQPLASGDVTITERVPAAEADSSDEIGAVGAALNTLLDHVDQSLAARQHNEERMRAFVADASHELRTPLAAIRGYSELSLRSLRQTQDAAGPGAVARTSASVEQSQQALERIQAASLRMTTLVEDLLLLARLDEGKELVYGAVDLTRVVVDAVADAQVAGADHEWVIDVPSDPVVVAGDAVRLHQVIANLLTNARVHTPAGVQVTASVGVEDGEAVVRIADDGPGIDPAVADELFERFARADSSRARQTGGTGLGLSIAKAIITGHRGSIRVDSRPGATVFEVRIPARPADPSTD, encoded by the coding sequence GTGAGCACCGCCGCGCGCGCCGCCAGACCCGCGCGCCGCCGCTGGAGCCTGCAGACCAGGCTCATCGTCACGGTCGTCTCGTTCGTCGCGCTCATCCTGACCGCGATCGGCTTCGCGACGGGGGCGGCGCTGCGGACGATCATCTCGGAAGGCCTCGACTCGAAGATCAACGCCGCCGCCTCCAGCGTGCGGCTCGTGACGGGCATGACGGCCACCGACGTCCTGCAGAACCCTCCGCAGCAGCCGCAGGGCACCGTGCTGATCGTGCAGACCTACGAAGGCCTCAGCGGCGCGTACATCGCAGGCGACGGCGACGTCGTCTCGCTCACGAGCGAAGAGATCGGGCAGATCGTCTCGGCCGTTCAGCAGACCGGATATGCCACTCTGCCGGTTCTCGACCTCGGCGAGTACCGCGTCATGGCGAAGACGCTCGGCAACAGCGGGTTCGTGATCCTCGGTCTGCCGGCCGCGGAGCAGCTCGAGCAGATCGCGAAGATCCTCACGACGGTGGCCCTCCTCACCTCCGGCGGCCTGATCCTTCTCGCCGCGATCATCGCCTACGTCATCCGCCGCTCGCTGCGCCCGCTGCGCTCGGTCGCCGAGACGGCGACGCGCGTCGCCGCCCAGCCGCTGGCATCCGGCGACGTCACGATCACCGAACGGGTGCCCGCTGCCGAGGCCGACAGCTCGGACGAGATCGGTGCCGTCGGCGCCGCGCTGAACACGCTCCTCGATCACGTCGACCAGTCCCTCGCCGCTCGTCAGCACAACGAGGAGCGCATGCGCGCCTTCGTCGCCGACGCGAGCCACGAGCTGCGCACGCCGCTCGCCGCGATCCGCGGGTACTCCGAGCTCTCGCTGCGCTCGCTGCGTCAGACGCAGGATGCCGCGGGACCCGGCGCCGTCGCACGCACGAGCGCCAGCGTCGAGCAGTCTCAGCAAGCCCTCGAGCGCATCCAGGCGGCGTCGCTGCGGATGACGACCCTGGTCGAAGATCTGCTGCTGCTCGCCCGCCTGGACGAGGGCAAGGAGCTCGTCTACGGTGCGGTCGACCTCACCCGGGTCGTCGTCGACGCGGTCGCCGACGCGCAGGTCGCCGGCGCGGACCACGAGTGGGTCATCGACGTTCCCTCCGACCCGGTGGTCGTCGCGGGCGACGCGGTGCGCCTGCACCAGGTGATCGCCAATCTGCTGACCAACGCTCGCGTGCACACACCCGCCGGCGTGCAGGTGACGGCATCCGTCGGGGTCGAGGACGGCGAGGCGGTCGTGCGCATCGCCGATGACGGGCCGGGCATCGATCCGGCCGTCGCCGACGAACTGTTCGAGCGTTTCGCCCGCGCGGACTCGTCGCGGGCGCGTCAGACCGGCGGCACCGGACTCGGGCTCTCGATCGCCAAGGCGATCATCACGGGGCACCGCGGCTCGATCCGCGTCGACAGCCGCCCGGGTGCGACCGTCTTCGAGGTGCGCATCCCCGCCCGCCCCGCCGACCCGAGCACGGACTGA
- a CDS encoding magnesium and cobalt transport protein CorA has protein sequence MGQPHLVVYSGHTPVTTDSDPAAALAQARSIGGMLWLSISQPTPEQIRELAATFALEPLGVASILRGQQRSKLTRVGEHLFVVAQPAQYDDAAETVECHAVDVIVGDDFFIALAADPVVDLERMRALLEEHSPILDRGPYGVLWGMFEYVTRGYRDVLDGVEHDIDEIEEQLFGDDEGVSRRIFALQREVIDLWHATAPLDDILQRLERVSERRAHTADAPGFRELAERARFVNARVSGFRGTLDNALTIHATLVDQRRNEAMQRMTETSIEQNDQVKKISSWAAIGFAPTLVAGIYGMNFQHMPELSWMWGYPFAIALMAAVSVGLYIVFKKRDWL, from the coding sequence ATGGGCCAGCCGCACCTCGTCGTCTATTCGGGTCACACACCGGTCACCACGGACTCGGATCCCGCCGCCGCTCTGGCGCAGGCACGCAGCATCGGCGGCATGCTCTGGCTCTCGATCAGTCAGCCGACGCCGGAGCAGATCCGGGAGCTGGCGGCGACGTTCGCTCTCGAGCCGCTCGGGGTCGCGTCGATCCTGCGCGGTCAGCAGCGCTCCAAGCTCACTCGGGTCGGTGAGCACCTCTTCGTCGTCGCGCAGCCCGCGCAGTACGACGACGCCGCCGAGACGGTCGAGTGTCACGCGGTCGACGTGATCGTCGGCGACGACTTCTTCATCGCCCTCGCCGCCGATCCCGTCGTCGACCTCGAGAGGATGCGCGCGCTGCTCGAGGAGCATTCCCCGATCCTCGATCGCGGCCCGTACGGCGTGCTCTGGGGGATGTTCGAGTACGTGACGCGCGGGTACCGTGATGTCCTCGACGGCGTCGAGCACGACATCGACGAGATCGAGGAGCAGCTGTTCGGCGACGACGAGGGGGTGTCGCGCCGCATTTTCGCGCTGCAGCGCGAAGTGATCGACCTCTGGCACGCGACCGCCCCACTCGATGACATCCTGCAACGCCTGGAACGCGTCTCGGAGCGCCGTGCGCACACCGCCGACGCGCCCGGGTTCCGCGAGCTGGCGGAGCGAGCGCGCTTCGTGAATGCGCGAGTGTCGGGATTTCGCGGCACGCTCGACAACGCCCTCACGATCCATGCGACGCTCGTCGACCAGCGTCGCAACGAGGCGATGCAACGGATGACCGAGACGAGCATCGAGCAGAACGATCAAGTGAAGAAGATCTCGTCGTGGGCGGCCATCGGCTTCGCGCCGACGCTCGTCGCCGGGATCTACGGGATGAACTTCCAGCACATGCCCGAACTGTCCTGGATGTGGGGGTACCCGTTCGCGATCGCCCTCATGGCCGCGGTGAGCGTCGGGTTGTACATCGTCTTCAAGAAGCGCGATTGGCTGTGA
- a CDS encoding FadR/GntR family transcriptional regulator produces the protein MSDASHGSPVHDALVDRLGAAIVHGEYPAGTRLVTGELADESGSSRSAAREAVRVLESLGMVEVRRKAGIAVLPVDRWNVYAPEIIAWRLDGPGRDRQLSELSQLRGAVEPLAARLAASEATEQQRHDLMAAVVEMARAEHAAHEDDYLRADILFHRSLLVGSGNSMLAALADVVEAVLVGRTAHALMPHDANPDAVRWHHDVAFAVVSGRGDEAAAAMTRIVAEADQAMQAVAAESAR, from the coding sequence ATGAGCGACGCGAGCCACGGAAGCCCCGTGCACGACGCCCTGGTGGACCGCCTCGGCGCCGCCATCGTGCACGGCGAGTACCCGGCGGGAACGCGGCTGGTGACGGGCGAGCTCGCCGACGAATCCGGATCGTCCCGGTCCGCCGCCCGTGAGGCGGTGCGGGTGCTCGAGTCGCTCGGCATGGTCGAGGTGCGCCGCAAAGCGGGCATCGCCGTCCTGCCGGTGGACCGATGGAACGTCTATGCGCCGGAGATCATCGCGTGGCGGCTCGACGGACCCGGGCGCGACCGTCAGCTCTCGGAGCTCAGTCAGCTGCGTGGAGCGGTCGAACCGCTCGCGGCGCGCTTGGCCGCGAGCGAGGCCACCGAGCAGCAACGCCACGACCTCATGGCAGCCGTGGTCGAGATGGCGAGAGCCGAGCACGCCGCGCACGAGGACGACTACCTGCGGGCGGACATCCTGTTCCATCGGAGCCTGCTCGTCGGCTCGGGCAACTCGATGCTCGCCGCGCTGGCGGACGTCGTCGAAGCCGTGCTGGTCGGACGGACGGCGCACGCGCTCATGCCCCACGACGCCAATCCGGACGCCGTCCGGTGGCACCACGACGTGGCCTTCGCGGTCGTCAGCGGCCGGGGCGACGAGGCGGCCGCGGCGATGACGCGCATCGTCGCCGAGGCCGACCAGGCGATGCAGGCCGTCGCGGCGGAGAGCGCCCGATGA
- a CDS encoding D-2-hydroxyacid dehydrogenase, translating to MSETAPIRLRAAVAVPLREDLCRLIEQLEPRVRLERDHALTPPMRGPADWSGDPAFHRTAAQQRAYERMLDGAEALFGIPDVDPSALARTVAANPHLRWVMTTAAGGGAQVKAAGLDDAALGRIVFSTSAGVHGGPLAEFAVFGVLAGAKDLPRLRVDQDAALWPERWEMRQLDEMTVLVVGLGGIGSACARRFHALGATVWGTTRSGATVEGVDRLVPLDRLREAAAEVDAVVVTLPGTDQTHHLIDAAVFGALRPGAIVVNVGRGIVIDEGALRNALDDGIVAFAALDVFETEPLPVDSPLWAHPRVLVSPHTAALSSREEERIARRFAADATRVIDGEAPLAVVDTVEFF from the coding sequence ATGTCCGAGACCGCACCGATCCGACTGCGCGCGGCGGTCGCCGTGCCACTGCGCGAAGACCTGTGCCGCCTGATCGAGCAGCTCGAGCCGCGCGTGCGACTCGAGCGCGACCACGCGCTGACACCCCCGATGCGCGGACCGGCCGACTGGTCGGGCGACCCGGCCTTCCATCGCACCGCGGCGCAGCAGCGGGCCTACGAGCGGATGCTCGACGGCGCCGAGGCGCTGTTCGGCATTCCCGATGTCGATCCCTCGGCGCTCGCGCGCACGGTCGCGGCGAACCCGCACCTGCGCTGGGTGATGACGACGGCGGCGGGAGGGGGAGCGCAGGTGAAGGCCGCGGGCCTCGACGACGCCGCACTCGGTCGGATCGTCTTCTCCACCTCTGCTGGAGTCCACGGCGGCCCGCTGGCGGAGTTCGCCGTGTTCGGCGTGCTCGCCGGCGCGAAAGACCTGCCGCGCCTGCGCGTGGATCAGGATGCCGCGCTCTGGCCGGAGCGCTGGGAGATGCGCCAGCTCGATGAGATGACGGTGCTGGTCGTGGGCCTCGGCGGGATCGGATCGGCGTGCGCCCGCCGATTCCACGCACTCGGGGCGACCGTCTGGGGCACGACGCGCAGCGGCGCCACCGTCGAGGGCGTGGACCGGCTCGTCCCGCTCGACCGCTTGCGCGAGGCGGCGGCCGAGGTCGATGCCGTCGTGGTCACCCTTCCCGGCACGGATCAGACCCATCACCTGATCGATGCGGCGGTCTTCGGAGCGCTCCGACCCGGAGCGATCGTCGTGAACGTCGGCCGCGGAATCGTCATCGACGAAGGCGCGCTTCGGAACGCCCTCGACGACGGCATCGTGGCTTTCGCCGCGCTGGACGTCTTCGAGACTGAGCCGCTCCCCGTCGACTCGCCGCTGTGGGCACACCCTCGCGTGCTCGTCTCGCCCCACACCGCGGCACTGAGCAGCCGCGAGGAGGAGCGCATCGCCCGTCGGTTCGCCGCCGATGCGACGCGCGTGATCGACGGCGAGGCGCCCCTCGCCGTCGTCGACACGGTCGAGTTCTTCTGA
- a CDS encoding FAD-dependent oxidoreductase, with translation MASLTAAWNRAFAVVGRVSMYRLVVVSLASLAAIAFLLSLFGLVTPSPIELLVSWAVLALACAGADAVASRVLSKAWRWESSLITVLILLFVLRPTLEPLGLVGLALAGVAASASKYVIAWQGRHILNPAAFGAAFLTVLGVWLPDLGSAAWWVGSSVLAAPVIVLGLVVLARTEKVRVVAAFVVIAAAVAFARTVLQLQQAGLAVDPGKVLLTALFSSPFLFLGAFMLSEPLTLPPRRWQQYCVAVLVGVLAGWPIDLGEITLGQDRALLIGNLLAFAFTVRTAVRLRFVERIVLTPTVRELVFRATGRFRFSAGQYLELEVPHARPDARGTRREFSIVSAPEELPEVRIALREGSPSSYKKALALVEPGQSLPVTGVWGDFVLPARAAAPVLMVAAGIGVTPFVSQLRHLRLSGESRDVVFVYVASDAEELAFREDLEAAGIPVIVFTRTEPTALPPHWRWAQGVRLDAAGLEQVVPDLSARHAYVSGPPRLIADLAPALEKARSITTDAFSGY, from the coding sequence ATGGCCTCGCTCACCGCCGCGTGGAACCGTGCATTCGCCGTCGTCGGGCGCGTCTCGATGTACCGTCTGGTCGTCGTCTCCCTTGCCTCCCTCGCCGCGATCGCGTTCCTGCTGTCGCTCTTCGGCCTCGTCACACCGTCGCCGATCGAACTGCTCGTCTCGTGGGCCGTCCTTGCGCTCGCCTGCGCCGGTGCGGACGCCGTGGCATCCCGCGTGCTGTCGAAGGCATGGCGCTGGGAGTCCTCGCTCATCACGGTGCTGATCCTGCTGTTCGTCCTGCGACCCACCCTCGAGCCCCTCGGGCTCGTGGGGCTCGCTCTGGCGGGAGTGGCGGCATCGGCATCCAAGTACGTCATCGCCTGGCAGGGTCGGCACATTCTCAACCCCGCGGCCTTCGGAGCAGCGTTCCTGACGGTGCTCGGCGTGTGGTTGCCCGATCTCGGTTCGGCCGCGTGGTGGGTGGGGTCGTCCGTCCTCGCCGCCCCCGTGATCGTGCTGGGCCTCGTCGTGCTGGCGCGCACCGAGAAGGTCCGGGTCGTCGCGGCATTCGTCGTCATCGCGGCCGCCGTCGCGTTCGCGCGGACCGTGCTGCAGCTGCAGCAGGCCGGGCTCGCGGTCGACCCGGGGAAGGTCCTCCTCACGGCACTCTTCTCGTCGCCGTTCCTCTTCCTGGGCGCGTTCATGCTCTCGGAGCCGCTGACCCTGCCTCCGCGGCGGTGGCAGCAGTACTGCGTCGCCGTCCTCGTCGGGGTGCTCGCCGGGTGGCCGATCGACCTGGGCGAGATCACCCTCGGCCAGGACCGGGCCCTCCTGATCGGCAACCTCCTCGCATTCGCCTTCACGGTGCGCACGGCCGTGCGCCTCCGCTTCGTCGAGCGGATCGTGCTCACCCCGACGGTGCGCGAGCTCGTGTTCCGTGCGACCGGTCGGTTCCGGTTCTCGGCCGGGCAGTACCTCGAACTCGAAGTGCCGCACGCGCGGCCCGATGCCCGGGGCACCCGGCGCGAGTTCTCGATCGTGTCGGCGCCCGAGGAGCTGCCCGAGGTGCGCATCGCGCTGCGCGAGGGATCGCCGTCGAGCTACAAGAAGGCGCTCGCCCTCGTCGAACCGGGGCAGAGCCTCCCGGTGACCGGGGTCTGGGGCGACTTCGTCCTGCCCGCGCGCGCCGCGGCGCCCGTGCTCATGGTCGCGGCGGGAATCGGCGTGACGCCGTTCGTGTCGCAGCTGCGGCATCTGCGGCTGTCCGGTGAGAGCCGCGACGTCGTGTTCGTGTACGTCGCCTCGGATGCCGAGGAGCTCGCCTTCCGGGAGGATCTGGAGGCCGCGGGCATCCCCGTCATCGTCTTCACCCGCACCGAACCGACGGCGTTGCCGCCGCACTGGCGCTGGGCTCAGGGGGTGCGGCTCGACGCCGCCGGGCTCGAACAGGTCGTTCCCGACCTCTCGGCCCGCCACGCGTACGTGTCCGGCCCGCCGCGGCTGATCGCCGATCTCGCTCCCGCGCTCGAGAAAGCGCGGTCGATCACGACCGACGCGTTCTCGGGGTACTGA